The following are encoded together in the Pontibacter liquoris genome:
- a CDS encoding RNA polymerase sigma factor, whose amino-acid sequence MQSKRTDVWPDEQLLELLQAGDNTAFELIYNKYWSKLYLAAYNVLRDRQGAEDVVQEVLVSLWFKREGAAIDSLQAYLYTAVRYQVFKAVRSGKARQQLPEAAGSIVVANEAEAALCEHDLYSLLEQGITRLPDKCRQVFLLSRREHLSTTEIAQQLGITSKTAENHLTIALRRLRTTLGSLLVWGAVLFVAADKMPPSASPLPQHASKEI is encoded by the coding sequence ATGCAGAGTAAGCGCACAGATGTATGGCCCGATGAGCAACTGCTTGAACTGCTGCAAGCAGGCGATAACACTGCGTTTGAGCTGATCTACAACAAATACTGGTCTAAACTATACCTGGCAGCTTACAATGTGCTTCGCGACAGGCAGGGAGCAGAGGACGTTGTGCAGGAGGTGCTGGTGAGCCTGTGGTTTAAGCGGGAAGGGGCTGCCATCGATTCGCTGCAGGCGTATCTGTACACGGCTGTTCGTTACCAGGTTTTCAAGGCCGTCCGTTCCGGAAAGGCACGGCAGCAACTGCCGGAAGCAGCCGGGAGCATTGTAGTGGCGAACGAGGCGGAAGCCGCCCTTTGTGAACATGACCTTTACAGCCTGCTGGAGCAGGGGATTACCCGGTTGCCGGATAAGTGCCGGCAGGTATTTCTGCTGAGTCGCCGGGAGCACCTGAGCACCACCGAAATTGCGCAGCAGCTTGGCATTACCTCTAAAACTGCCGAGAACCACCTCACAATCGCGCTGCGCCGCCTGCGAACAACGCTCGGAAGCCTGCTGGTGTGGGGCGCCGTGCTGTTCGTTGCCGCAGATAAGATGCCCCCGTCTGCTTCACCGCTTCCGCAGCACGCGAGCAAAGAAATATAA
- a CDS encoding FecR family protein, with the protein MNDEEFRDLINKYLAGDASAAEENRLFEAYDALQEKGQVWESAALGEEEETRARLYGKILQDIKWREKKKAALPARWAVAASLLLAVLAAALFLYRYGKQSQAVETAAAAASLAESEVKPGGNKAVLTLGDGSKIILDSAANGELARQAGIRITKTADGQLLYIATGAAPAQVLSYNTIETPKGGQYRVVLPDSSEVWLNAASSLRYPTRFAGGERRVELVGEAYFEVTRNRRMPFRVVSQGQTVEVLGTHFNISAYPDEAAVKTTLLEGAVKVLVGKTNRSELLAPGQQAAVSYADGAVAVQPVAAEEAVAWKNGYFVFDNEGLESLMRKLARWYDVQIVYEGEAGDLKFGGMVSRSNSIGQTLRILELTGDVTFKVKGRRVLVMP; encoded by the coding sequence ATGAACGACGAAGAATTCCGAGACTTAATAAACAAATACCTGGCTGGCGATGCGAGTGCGGCAGAGGAGAACAGGCTTTTTGAGGCCTATGACGCGCTTCAGGAGAAGGGGCAGGTATGGGAGTCGGCAGCATTGGGAGAAGAGGAGGAAACCCGGGCCCGGCTCTATGGTAAGATTTTACAGGACATAAAGTGGCGGGAAAAGAAGAAAGCTGCCCTGCCTGCCCGTTGGGCTGTGGCAGCCTCTCTGCTGCTGGCGGTGTTGGCAGCGGCCTTGTTCCTTTACCGCTATGGCAAGCAATCTCAGGCAGTTGAGACGGCGGCGGCTGCCGCGTCACTGGCTGAAAGCGAGGTAAAGCCCGGCGGCAACAAAGCCGTCCTGACCCTGGGCGATGGTTCCAAAATAATCTTAGACAGCGCTGCTAACGGGGAACTGGCACGGCAGGCGGGTATCCGCATCACCAAAACAGCCGACGGGCAGCTGCTATACATTGCTACCGGGGCAGCGCCGGCGCAGGTGCTAAGCTATAACACCATTGAAACACCCAAAGGAGGGCAGTACCGGGTAGTGTTGCCTGACAGTTCCGAAGTATGGCTGAATGCGGCTTCCTCGCTGCGGTACCCCACACGCTTCGCTGGCGGTGAACGCCGGGTGGAACTGGTAGGAGAGGCTTATTTTGAAGTGACCAGAAACAGGCGCATGCCTTTCCGGGTGGTGAGCCAGGGACAAACAGTGGAGGTGCTGGGCACGCATTTCAACATCAGTGCCTACCCCGACGAGGCAGCTGTGAAAACGACCCTGCTGGAAGGCGCCGTGAAGGTGCTGGTGGGTAAGACCAACCGTTCGGAACTGCTGGCGCCAGGGCAGCAGGCGGCTGTCAGCTATGCCGATGGTGCCGTAGCGGTGCAACCGGTAGCAGCCGAAGAGGCCGTGGCCTGGAAAAACGGCTACTTTGTATTTGATAATGAAGGGCTGGAAAGCTTGATGCGGAAGTTGGCTCGCTGGTACGATGTGCAGATCGTGTACGAGGGCGAGGCGGGAGACCTGAAGTTTGGCGGCATGGTATCGCGCAGCAACAGCATCGGCCAGACCCTCCGAATATTAGAGCTTACAGGAGATGTTACATTTAAAGTAAAAGGAAGGAGGGTACTTGTGATGCCATAA
- a CDS encoding glycoside hydrolase family 16 protein has product MDNDLATPGAKFISWKLFAMLLLASTALLLGGCGRKQLAQHGQTAGWVQVWADEFETNGAPDPARWGFASRKSADWACYCADTLATTFVKDGQLYLRGIINRDPTDTAKYKTACIQTKDKFAFRYGKVEVRAKLAKGKGSWPAIWLMPQASKYGGWPLSGEIDIMEHLNSDTIIYQTMHSGYIDRLNQKTNPPYFATTPFEVGGYNIYGLEWYPDRLDFFVNGRKTFTYPKLAQADASQWPFDQEFYIILDQALGGNWVGEIHNEDLPVQMAVDWVRVYQQQ; this is encoded by the coding sequence ATGGACAACGATCTGGCTACTCCGGGCGCTAAATTTATCAGTTGGAAACTCTTTGCCATGTTGCTGCTTGCCTCCACGGCGCTGTTGCTGGGCGGCTGCGGCCGCAAACAGCTGGCGCAACACGGGCAAACGGCCGGCTGGGTACAGGTATGGGCAGATGAGTTTGAAACAAACGGTGCTCCCGATCCTGCCAGGTGGGGCTTTGCCTCGCGCAAGTCTGCCGACTGGGCCTGCTACTGTGCCGATACGCTGGCCACCACCTTTGTGAAAGACGGCCAGCTATACCTGCGGGGCATCATAAACCGCGACCCCACTGACACCGCCAAGTATAAAACCGCCTGCATCCAGACCAAAGACAAGTTCGCTTTCAGGTATGGCAAGGTAGAGGTGCGGGCCAAACTGGCAAAGGGCAAAGGCTCCTGGCCTGCCATCTGGCTGATGCCCCAGGCGTCCAAATATGGCGGCTGGCCCCTCAGCGGCGAAATAGACATTATGGAACACCTCAACTCTGACACGATTATTTACCAGACCATGCACAGCGGTTACATCGACCGCCTGAACCAGAAAACAAACCCGCCATACTTTGCCACCACTCCCTTTGAGGTAGGCGGCTACAACATTTACGGTCTGGAGTGGTACCCCGACCGGCTCGACTTTTTTGTGAACGGGCGCAAGACATTCACTTATCCGAAGCTGGCGCAGGCTGATGCAAGCCAGTGGCCGTTTGACCAGGAGTTTTACATCATTCTGGACCAGGCCTTGGGCGGCAACTGGGTAGGGGAGATCCATAACGAAGATCTGCCCGTGCAGATGGCAGTGGACTGGGTGCGGGTATATCAGCAACAATAA
- a CDS encoding TonB-dependent receptor, whose protein sequence is MKLTCILLFTALLQVSASGYAQKITLSERQAPLEKVLKEIRRQSGYDLFYNAKLLKQALPVSVQVQNASLEEALSASFKGQPLAFTIDSRTVVVKEAAVLRQTGITVTGKVADEKGEPLPGATVRVKGTDKGTSTGADGAFVLQNVAQDAVLEISFLGYLNKEVKVAPALGTIQLEVNTSKLEEVVVVGYGTQKKANLTGAVSTVNAQVLESRPVQNVGQALQGLVPGLNMQTTGLGGELNQPLSFNIRGAGTIGAGSTASPLVLIDGMEGDMNAINPQDIETITVLKDAAASSIYGSRAPFGVILITTKSGKAGKTTVNYNDNFRISKPMGLPTMMDSYTFAKYWNEAAANDGEGAKFSDEVLDRILKYQHGEIDYGTVPNANGDRYEYYTGSNGNTDWFKEQYKSYSLSQEHNLSVNGGTDKTQFYASGGLLDQGGLLRHSHDAFKRYTLSGKINTVISKFASFNYSTRYVREDYTQATHQSDLFYHNVARRWPTVPVYDPNGNWSDPGEIAQLEEGGRVINQTDWLYQQGQLTLTPLKGWNIVANGNFRVTNGNRHSDVRPAYAYDVAGNSFPVSVGWNSAGYSSVYEYARKENYFSSNIFSDYTFDLKEAHHFKVLGGFNSELTKFRTIGASRSGLINPLLPTINTATEDSKAEEGQYQHWAIAGFFGRLNYNYKERYLLEVNARYDGSSRFIRDKRWNLFPSVSAGWNIAQEDFWTFDDVVQTLKLRGSYGELGNQNTRNWYPFYSKMPIGVNNGGWLIGGQQPNTAYAPGLVSTLLTWERVTSWDAGFDVALLQNRLNLNFDYFKRKTFDMVGPAPELPVILGTAVPQINNTDMESYGFELEAAWHDQIGEVGYGLRAVMADSRQRITRYPNPTGNINTWYDGELMGNIWGYTTVGIAKTQEEMDAHLAEVDQSGLGSNWGAGDIMYADLNGDGKIDGGTGILGNTGDRSVIGNSTPRYRYSLDLTANWKGFDMRLFLQGVGQRDYMPNGPYFWGASGGMWQSAGFTEHMDFFRDETSPMVKSGTADVNLDAYFPKPYFNTGKNQQSQTRYLQSAAYLRLKNLQVGYTLPGNLTSRVGISRLRFYVSGENLLTFSDMIDIFDPETVGLSGWNDGKTYPFSQVYSGGLSVTF, encoded by the coding sequence ATGAAACTTACCTGCATCCTTCTATTTACCGCGCTGCTTCAGGTAAGCGCGTCAGGGTATGCTCAGAAAATCACCCTCTCAGAGCGCCAAGCGCCGCTGGAGAAGGTGCTGAAGGAAATAAGAAGACAAAGTGGCTACGACCTCTTTTATAACGCCAAACTGCTAAAGCAGGCTCTGCCGGTGAGCGTGCAGGTACAGAATGCAAGCCTGGAGGAGGCCCTGAGTGCTTCTTTCAAAGGGCAGCCGCTGGCCTTTACCATCGATTCCAGAACCGTGGTGGTAAAGGAAGCGGCCGTGCTGCGGCAAACCGGCATTACCGTAACCGGCAAAGTGGCTGATGAGAAGGGCGAGCCCTTGCCTGGTGCCACCGTGCGGGTAAAAGGCACCGACAAGGGCACATCTACTGGTGCTGATGGTGCCTTTGTGCTGCAAAACGTTGCGCAGGATGCCGTGCTGGAGATCAGCTTTCTGGGTTACCTGAACAAAGAAGTAAAGGTGGCGCCCGCCCTGGGAACTATTCAGTTAGAGGTAAATACTTCTAAGCTGGAAGAAGTAGTGGTGGTAGGGTATGGCACGCAGAAAAAAGCCAACCTGACGGGGGCAGTTTCCACGGTGAACGCGCAGGTACTGGAGTCGCGGCCGGTGCAGAATGTGGGGCAGGCGCTACAGGGCCTTGTCCCGGGCCTGAACATGCAGACTACTGGACTGGGCGGGGAGCTGAATCAGCCCCTGAGTTTTAACATCCGCGGAGCGGGCACGATCGGTGCAGGCTCCACAGCCTCGCCGCTGGTGCTCATCGATGGCATGGAAGGCGATATGAACGCCATTAACCCGCAGGATATCGAAACGATTACCGTGCTGAAAGACGCCGCGGCTTCTTCCATTTACGGCTCCCGTGCTCCTTTCGGGGTTATCCTGATCACGACCAAGAGTGGTAAAGCCGGTAAAACGACTGTAAACTATAACGACAACTTCCGCATCAGCAAGCCGATGGGTCTGCCCACGATGATGGACTCCTATACTTTTGCCAAGTACTGGAATGAGGCGGCTGCAAACGACGGCGAGGGAGCTAAATTCTCGGACGAAGTACTGGACCGCATCCTCAAGTACCAGCACGGGGAGATTGACTATGGCACCGTGCCTAATGCCAATGGTGACCGCTACGAGTACTATACTGGCTCCAACGGCAACACCGACTGGTTTAAGGAGCAGTATAAGAGCTATTCTTTATCGCAGGAGCATAACCTGAGCGTGAATGGTGGCACCGATAAAACCCAGTTCTATGCCTCCGGCGGCTTATTGGATCAGGGTGGCCTGCTGCGCCACTCCCACGATGCCTTTAAGCGCTATACCCTGAGCGGCAAGATCAACACGGTTATCAGTAAGTTTGCCAGCTTTAACTACAGTACCCGCTATGTGCGCGAAGACTATACGCAGGCCACACACCAGTCGGATCTGTTTTACCACAACGTGGCGCGTCGCTGGCCCACCGTGCCGGTGTATGACCCGAACGGCAACTGGTCGGACCCCGGCGAAATAGCGCAATTAGAGGAAGGCGGCCGCGTTATTAACCAGACCGACTGGCTCTACCAGCAGGGACAGCTGACGCTGACGCCCCTTAAAGGATGGAACATTGTGGCCAACGGCAACTTCCGGGTTACCAACGGAAACAGGCATTCCGACGTGCGCCCGGCATATGCCTATGACGTGGCCGGGAATTCCTTTCCTGTATCGGTTGGCTGGAACTCGGCGGGCTACAGTTCGGTGTACGAGTACGCCCGCAAAGAAAACTACTTCTCTTCTAACATCTTCTCCGATTATACTTTCGACCTGAAAGAGGCACATCATTTTAAAGTGCTGGGCGGCTTTAACTCGGAACTGACAAAGTTCCGTACCATCGGCGCTTCCCGTAGCGGACTGATCAATCCTTTGCTGCCGACCATCAACACCGCTACGGAAGATAGCAAAGCGGAGGAAGGACAATACCAGCACTGGGCTATTGCCGGCTTTTTCGGCCGCCTGAACTATAACTACAAAGAGCGCTACCTGCTGGAAGTAAACGCCCGCTACGATGGTAGCTCCCGATTTATAAGAGACAAACGCTGGAACCTTTTCCCATCGGTGTCGGCAGGGTGGAACATCGCTCAGGAAGATTTCTGGACTTTTGATGATGTGGTACAGACGCTGAAGCTCCGCGGTTCTTATGGCGAGCTCGGAAACCAGAACACCAGAAACTGGTATCCTTTCTATTCTAAAATGCCGATCGGCGTGAACAACGGTGGCTGGCTGATAGGCGGGCAGCAGCCCAACACGGCCTATGCCCCAGGGCTGGTAAGCACCCTGCTTACTTGGGAGCGCGTGACCAGCTGGGATGCCGGCTTTGACGTGGCCTTGCTGCAGAACCGACTGAACCTGAACTTCGATTACTTTAAGCGCAAGACCTTTGACATGGTAGGGCCTGCACCGGAACTGCCGGTGATACTGGGTACTGCTGTGCCGCAGATCAACAACACCGACATGGAGTCTTACGGCTTTGAGCTGGAAGCCGCCTGGCATGATCAGATTGGAGAGGTTGGCTATGGCCTGCGGGCTGTGATGGCCGATTCCCGGCAGCGCATCACCCGTTATCCTAACCCGACCGGTAACATCAATACCTGGTACGATGGCGAGCTAATGGGCAACATCTGGGGCTACACCACCGTGGGCATTGCTAAAACCCAGGAAGAGATGGATGCCCACCTGGCAGAAGTAGACCAGAGCGGCTTGGGAAGCAACTGGGGAGCAGGCGACATTATGTACGCTGACTTGAACGGCGATGGCAAGATTGATGGCGGAACAGGCATTCTGGGCAATACCGGCGACCGCTCGGTTATCGGCAACAGCACCCCCCGTTACCGCTACAGCCTCGACCTGACCGCTAACTGGAAAGGCTTTGATATGCGGTTGTTTCTGCAGGGCGTAGGCCAGCGCGACTACATGCCTAACGGCCCTTACTTCTGGGGCGCCAGTGGCGGCATGTGGCAGTCGGCGGGCTTTACGGAGCACATGGACTTCTTCCGCGACGAGACATCGCCTATGGTAAAGTCCGGCACAGCCGACGTGAACCTGGACGCTTATTTCCCGAAGCCATACTTTAATACCGGCAAAAACCAGCAGTCACAGACCCGTTACCTTCAGAGCGCCGCTTACCTGCGCCTCAAAAACCTGCAGGTAGGCTACACCCTGCCAGGCAACCTGACCTCCCGTGTGGGGATCTCGCGCCTGCGCTTCTATGTGTCTGGCGAGAACCTGCTCACCTTCTCCGACATGATCGACATCTTTGACCCCGAGACTGTTGGCCTGAGCGGATGGAACGACGGCAAAACCTATCCATTCTCCCAGGTATACTCCGGCGGCCTTAGTGTAACTTTTTAA
- a CDS encoding sulfatase family protein, with protein sequence MKHLLLVVLWMCAYRVAVAQQPGKRPNIVIIVSDDHAYQAISAYGQGLMQTPAIDRIAREGARFDKAYVTNSICGPSRAVILTGKYSNKNGYKDNETSSFDASQNSFVKELGRGGYQTAWIGKYHLGHDPQGFDYWQILPEQGDYYNPDFLMMDGSKKRVEGYVSNLIEDAAENWLNQRDQSKPFCLVIGHKATHRVWLPDTADFGLFDDKTFPVPATFYDTYAGRKAAQVQEMSIAKDMRMGYDLKMFPDLDSVRDGNIARMNAAQKASFEAYYKPIKADLEARHLAGKELAEWKFQRYLRDYLSTAASLDRNIGRTLDYLDKNNLTENTIVIYLSDQGFFMGEHGWFDKRWMYEESFRTPMVMRYPGVIKPGTVSDAFVLNLDIAPTMLEAAGVAVPKDMQGESMLPLLTGKKAKGRDALYYHYYENGEHAVSPQFGIKTKRYKLIRFYKRVNGWELYDLQKDPQELHNLYGRKGYEKITGSLKKQLAGLIEKYEDEEAKQLLTQRTGKP encoded by the coding sequence ATGAAACACCTGCTTCTAGTCGTTTTATGGATGTGCGCCTACCGGGTAGCAGTAGCACAACAGCCTGGCAAACGGCCCAACATCGTCATCATCGTTTCCGACGACCACGCCTATCAGGCTATCAGCGCTTACGGGCAGGGCCTGATGCAAACGCCCGCCATCGACCGCATTGCCAGAGAGGGTGCCCGGTTTGATAAAGCGTATGTGACCAACTCCATCTGCGGGCCTAGCCGGGCAGTGATCCTGACAGGTAAGTATAGCAACAAAAACGGCTACAAAGACAATGAAACGTCCAGCTTCGATGCCAGCCAGAACTCCTTTGTAAAAGAGTTGGGAAGGGGAGGCTACCAGACCGCCTGGATAGGCAAGTACCACCTAGGTCACGACCCGCAGGGCTTCGACTACTGGCAGATTCTGCCGGAGCAGGGGGACTATTATAACCCGGACTTCCTGATGATGGACGGCAGCAAGAAACGGGTAGAAGGCTACGTAAGCAACCTGATCGAGGACGCAGCCGAAAACTGGCTCAACCAGCGCGACCAGAGCAAGCCCTTCTGCCTGGTGATCGGCCACAAGGCCACCCACCGCGTGTGGCTGCCCGATACCGCTGACTTCGGCCTGTTCGACGACAAAACCTTTCCGGTGCCCGCCACTTTTTACGATACCTATGCCGGTCGCAAGGCCGCCCAAGTGCAGGAAATGTCCATCGCCAAAGATATGCGCATGGGCTACGACCTGAAAATGTTCCCTGACCTGGACAGTGTGCGCGACGGCAACATTGCCCGCATGAACGCCGCTCAGAAGGCCAGCTTCGAAGCGTATTACAAACCAATTAAAGCAGACCTGGAGGCCCGCCACCTGGCGGGCAAGGAGCTGGCAGAGTGGAAGTTCCAGCGCTACCTGCGCGACTACCTGAGCACTGCCGCCTCGCTGGACCGCAACATTGGCCGCACCCTCGACTACCTGGATAAAAACAACCTCACGGAAAACACGATTGTGATTTACCTCTCCGATCAGGGCTTTTTTATGGGCGAGCATGGCTGGTTCGACAAGCGCTGGATGTATGAGGAATCGTTCCGCACGCCGATGGTGATGCGCTACCCAGGTGTAATAAAGCCCGGTACTGTTTCAGATGCGTTTGTACTGAACCTGGATATTGCGCCCACCATGCTGGAGGCAGCCGGCGTAGCTGTGCCAAAGGACATGCAGGGCGAGTCGATGCTGCCGCTGCTGACAGGCAAAAAAGCCAAAGGCCGCGACGCGCTCTACTACCACTACTACGAAAACGGCGAGCACGCCGTGTCGCCGCAGTTCGGTATCAAAACCAAGCGATACAAGCTGATCCGCTTTTATAAAAGAGTAAACGGGTGGGAGCTGTATGATCTGCAGAAAGATCCCCAAGAGTTACACAATCTCTATGGCCGCAAGGGCTACGAAAAAATAACAGGAAGCCTTAAAAAGCAGCTGGCAGGCCTTATTGAGAAGTATGAGGATGAGGAAGCAAAGCAGCTGCTGACGCAGAGAACCGGCAAGCCTTAA
- a CDS encoding alpha-L-fucosidase: MIQRYSRLILAALALSMAAFMPARAQSKINPDSIRDKMQWFADAKLGIFIHWGIYAVDGIDESWSFHNRKISYPNYMKQLKGFTASNYDPEAWAALIKESGARYAVITTKHHDGVALWPTKQKHYSVVKNTPARRDLLAPFYKALDKQGIKRGAYYSLIDWSHPDYPGFLKDSARYKISDSPKRWQKFLAFNQAQINEVNKAYKPDLWWFDGDWEHSATEWNAPGIRQSILSRKPGAIINGRLTGYGDYDTPEQNFPVTRPHYNWWELCMTINNNWGYQPQDTAWKTPYEVITIFADAISNGGNLLLDIGAKQDGTIPPEEVHVLKELGKWNKKHEEAIFGTLAGLPQGHFYGPSTLSKDSATVYLFLPGKVQGQVMVKGLKNNIKNIRVVGTSQTVPHKIVGKISWSPVPGLVYISVPEQAQDTYMSVLAVELDKPLELYKGQGGLN; the protein is encoded by the coding sequence ATGATACAGCGATACAGCCGATTAATTTTAGCAGCACTGGCACTCAGTATGGCCGCCTTTATGCCCGCCCGGGCACAATCAAAGATCAACCCGGATTCCATCCGCGATAAAATGCAATGGTTTGCCGACGCCAAACTGGGCATCTTTATCCACTGGGGCATCTATGCCGTGGACGGCATCGATGAAAGCTGGAGTTTTCATAACAGGAAGATCAGCTACCCCAATTATATGAAGCAGCTCAAAGGCTTCACGGCTTCCAACTATGATCCGGAAGCCTGGGCGGCCCTGATCAAAGAGAGCGGCGCCCGCTATGCCGTGATCACGACCAAGCACCACGACGGGGTAGCGCTGTGGCCCACCAAACAAAAGCACTATAGCGTGGTGAAAAATACACCGGCCCGCCGCGACCTGCTTGCGCCGTTTTACAAGGCCCTGGACAAGCAGGGGATAAAGCGCGGGGCTTACTATTCGCTCATCGACTGGAGCCACCCGGACTACCCGGGCTTCTTAAAAGACAGCGCCCGCTACAAGATCAGCGACAGCCCTAAGCGCTGGCAGAAGTTCCTGGCCTTTAACCAGGCGCAGATAAACGAGGTGAACAAAGCCTACAAGCCCGATTTGTGGTGGTTTGATGGCGACTGGGAGCATAGCGCCACAGAATGGAACGCCCCCGGCATCCGCCAGAGCATCCTTAGCCGCAAGCCCGGCGCCATCATCAACGGCCGCCTAACAGGCTACGGCGACTACGATACGCCCGAACAGAATTTTCCGGTAACACGCCCCCATTATAACTGGTGGGAGTTGTGCATGACCATCAATAATAACTGGGGGTACCAGCCACAGGACACAGCCTGGAAAACGCCTTACGAGGTGATCACCATCTTCGCAGATGCCATTAGTAACGGCGGTAACCTGCTGCTCGACATCGGCGCCAAGCAGGACGGCACTATCCCGCCCGAGGAGGTGCATGTGCTGAAGGAGCTGGGTAAATGGAACAAAAAGCACGAAGAGGCGATCTTCGGCACCTTGGCCGGGCTGCCGCAGGGCCACTTCTATGGCCCTTCCACGCTCTCCAAAGACTCTGCTACGGTGTACCTGTTTCTGCCGGGAAAAGTACAGGGGCAGGTGATGGTAAAAGGACTGAAGAACAACATCAAGAACATCCGAGTGGTAGGCACGTCCCAAACGGTGCCGCACAAGATCGTGGGCAAGATCTCGTGGAGCCCGGTGCCGGGCCTGGTCTACATCAGCGTGCCCGAGCAGGCGCAGGATACCTATATGTCGGTGTTGGCCGTGGAGCTGGATAAGCCGCTGGAGCTTTACAAAGGGCAGGGTGGTTTAAACTAA
- a CDS encoding RagB/SusD family nutrient uptake outer membrane protein has translation MKRAIHTKLYLMLALLVSLGTTSCNQFLDREPLSEITPSNFFANEADLAAYTVAEYNFPSHSGFNVGTFGNDNSTDNQASSGYSVRWVPGEWRVPQSGGSWNFDRIRQANYFIETVVPRWKQGKITGSANNIAHYVGEGYFLRAYEYFNKVQALGDFPIVRKTLPDQLDELTAMSKRRPRNEVARFILSDLDSAILLLQSVPPGGKNRISLNAALLFKSRVALYEASWLTYHSGTPQVPGGPGWPGAGKVDNFSINMGEEINFFLTQAMEAAEKVADAVPLVANTQDNGYNSSANPYFTMFSDPSMEKYSEVLLWRQYDPSLGINNNVNHYINQNGGNTGYTRGLVDNFLMKNGLPIYASGSGYHGDDFIKNVKKERDNRLQLFMKAPGELRLKDKTNADGSPILIGNPDIIGLQETRDVTGYSVKKGMSYQFDQTVGSMGATGSIVFRVVEAYLNYIEASYLREGMINGKADQYWRAIRERSGVNPDYMATVAATDMAQESKNDFAAYSAGRLLADPVLYNIRRERRVELIAEGMRYTDLKRWRALDQLKTNPFIIEGFKVWGPMQSWYVDKDGKALLIEADTPGKTANVSKKAESQYLRPYRINLSASNLAKDGYRWAYAHYLEPIAIQHFIIASPSADVNSSAIYQNPGWPLAANAGALE, from the coding sequence ATGAAAAGAGCAATCCATACCAAATTATATCTTATGTTGGCGTTGCTGGTGTCCCTGGGGACAACCAGTTGTAACCAGTTCCTGGACCGGGAGCCCCTGTCGGAGATCACCCCATCCAACTTCTTTGCCAACGAGGCCGACCTGGCCGCCTATACGGTTGCCGAGTATAACTTCCCTTCGCACAGCGGCTTCAACGTAGGAACCTTCGGCAACGATAACAGTACCGACAACCAGGCCTCCAGCGGCTACTCGGTGCGCTGGGTGCCCGGCGAGTGGCGGGTGCCGCAGTCAGGAGGCAGCTGGAACTTTGACCGCATCCGGCAAGCTAACTACTTCATCGAGACCGTGGTGCCCCGCTGGAAACAGGGTAAGATCACGGGCAGTGCCAACAACATTGCACACTACGTAGGAGAAGGCTATTTTCTGCGTGCCTACGAGTACTTTAACAAAGTGCAGGCACTGGGCGACTTTCCGATTGTGCGCAAGACCCTGCCCGACCAGTTAGACGAGCTGACGGCCATGTCGAAGCGCCGGCCCCGCAACGAAGTAGCCCGTTTTATACTTTCCGACCTCGACTCGGCTATCCTGCTGCTGCAGTCAGTGCCCCCGGGCGGCAAAAACCGTATTTCACTCAACGCCGCGCTGCTCTTTAAGTCGCGGGTGGCGCTTTACGAGGCCTCGTGGCTTACCTACCACAGCGGCACACCGCAGGTTCCCGGCGGCCCTGGCTGGCCTGGTGCCGGTAAAGTGGACAACTTCAGCATAAACATGGGCGAGGAAATCAACTTTTTCCTGACCCAGGCCATGGAGGCTGCCGAGAAGGTAGCTGACGCGGTGCCGCTGGTTGCAAACACCCAGGACAACGGGTATAACTCTTCTGCCAACCCCTACTTCACCATGTTTTCTGACCCGAGCATGGAGAAGTATTCCGAGGTGCTGCTGTGGCGCCAGTACGACCCCAGCCTCGGCATCAACAATAACGTGAACCACTATATTAACCAGAACGGCGGCAACACCGGGTACACCAGAGGGTTGGTAGATAATTTTCTGATGAAAAACGGCCTGCCGATCTACGCTTCCGGCTCCGGTTACCACGGCGACGACTTTATCAAAAACGTGAAGAAGGAGCGCGACAACCGCCTGCAGCTGTTTATGAAAGCCCCGGGCGAGCTGCGGCTCAAAGACAAGACCAACGCAGACGGTTCCCCGATCCTGATCGGTAACCCCGACATTATCGGCCTGCAGGAAACCCGCGACGTAACGGGCTACAGCGTTAAAAAAGGTATGTCGTACCAGTTCGACCAGACAGTAGGAAGTATGGGCGCTACGGGCAGCATCGTATTCCGCGTGGTAGAGGCCTACCTCAACTACATCGAAGCCTCGTACCTGCGGGAGGGAATGATCAACGGCAAAGCTGACCAGTACTGGCGGGCCATCCGCGAACGGTCCGGCGTAAACCCGGATTATATGGCCACCGTGGCGGCTACCGACATGGCGCAGGAATCCAAAAACGATTTTGCCGCTTATTCGGCCGGTCGGCTCCTGGCTGACCCGGTACTGTACAATATTCGCCGGGAGCGCCGTGTTGAGCTCATTGCAGAAGGCATGCGCTACACCGACCTGAAGCGCTGGCGTGCACTGGACCAGCTGAAGACCAATCCATTCATTATCGAAGGATTTAAAGTATGGGGGCCGATGCAAAGCTGGTATGTAGATAAAGATGGCAAAGCGCTGCTGATAGAAGCCGACACGCCGGGCAAAACGGCCAACGTGTCTAAAAAAGCGGAGAGCCAGTACCTGCGTCCGTACCGCATCAACCTGTCGGCCAGCAACCTGGCCAAGGATGGTTACCGCTGGGCCTATGCACACTACCTCGAGCCGATCGCCATTCAGCACTTTATTATCGCTTCCCCGTCTGCTGATGTGAACTCCTCGGCCATATACCAGAACCCGGGCTGGCCACTGGCCGCCAATGCGGGAGCACTGGAATAA